In the genome of Kineococcus endophyticus, the window ACGGCTGCTCGTAGGTCAGGGACACCGTCACCCCGAACCCGAGGTGCTCGGTCACCGCGCCCATGGCCGAGACCGCGAGCATGGGGTCCCCGACGGGGACCTGCGTCGACTCGCGCAGCGCCGTCTCCGGCCCGCCCTTGTAGACGTCGTAGATGCCGAGGACGTCGGCGATGAAGAGGGAGTCGAACTTGCCGCGTTCGAGGAGCGTGGCCAGCTCCGTCCAGTAGCGGATGTCGTCGAAGCGGTGCGACTGGTCCTCGGGGTGCCGCCACAGGCCGGGGGACTGGTGCCCGACGCACGTCATGTCGAACGCGTTCAGGTGCACCCGGCGGGGTTCGGTCACGGTGTTCTCCGTCTCAGGGGGGTTCACTTCACGGCTCCGGCGGACAACCCGCCCACGAGCCACTTCTGGGCGACCACGGCCAGCACGTACATCGGGACGATCCCGACGAGGGAGGCCGCGGCCTGCTGGCCGAACTGCACGGTGCGGTCGCCCTGGAACAGCGACAACCCGACGGGGAGGGTCTGGCTGTCGGTGCTCTGCGAGAACGACACGGCGAACAGGAACTCGTTGTACGACAGGAACAGGCAGATGAGCAGCGCGGCGACCAGGCCCGGGGCGAGCAGCGGCAGCACGAGGCGCACGAGACCACCGGTGGTCGACAGCCCGTCGACCCAGCCGGCCTCCTCGATCTCCACGGGGATGCGCCGGACGAAACCGTCGAGCAGCCACACGGCGACGGGGACGTTCGCCAAGCCGTTGACGAGGATCAACCCCACGGCCGTGTTCGTCAGGTCGGCCTGCTTGAGCAGGTAGTACAGGGGAAGCACCGCGACGATCGGCGGGGCGCAGTAGCTGGCCAGCAGCACCGTCTGCAGACGTTCGCCGCGCACCCCGGCCCGGGCGGTCACGTACGCGGCGGGCACCGCCACGAGGGACGTGAGCACCGTCGCGCCGATGGCGACGACCCAGGAGTTCGCGAGCATCGTCGACAGCGGGACCGTCGAGAACGCCTTCGAGAAGTTCGACCAGACGAAGACGCTCGGCAGCCAGCCGCCGTTCGCGATGTCGTCGACGCTGCGCAGCGAGAGGGAGACGAGGAACAGCAGGGGCAACAGCGCGACGAACGCGACGACGGCGAGGACGACGCGGATCCCGCCGCGGCGCAGGGTCGCCGCCGGGCTCGTCGCGCGCCGGGTGCTCGCAACCGTGGTCGCGCTCACTGGTCGGCCTTCACGGCGCGCGCCCGCAGCAGCGTGACGACGGTGGTCAGGACGCCCACGACGAGGCCGAAGACGAGGGTCTCCGCCGCGGCCGTGCCGATCTCGTAGCTGCCGCGCATGCCCGTCCTGAAGATCTCGAAGCTGGAGACGATGGTGGAGACACCCGGCCCGCCCTGCGTCACGACCGTCACCAGGTCGAACACCTTCAGGCCGATGACGAGTTCGAGCAGCAGGACCGAGAACACGTTCGGGGCGATCACGGGCCAGACGACGTTCGTGAACGACCGGAACGCCCCCGCGCCGTCGAGCGCGGCCGCCTCGCGCAGTTCCTCGGGAACGCCGAGCAGTGCCGCGAACACGAGCAGGGTGACGAGCGGGGTCCACTGCCAGACGTGCATGACCACGAGCGCGCTGAACGCCCCGACGCTGTCACCCAGGGGGTTCGCGCCGGGGAAGCCCAGCAGGGAGAACAACCCGCCGAAGGCGCCGCCGACGGGGGCCAGCATGAGCTTCCACGCCACCCCGACCATGACGGGCGGCGTGACCAGCGGCAGCAGCAGGATCGTGCCGACGACGCCGAAGCGCGTCCCCCGGGCGTGCAGCAGGAGGGCCAGCAGGACGCCGATGAGCGTCGCCGCCAGGGCCGCGACGACGGCGAACACGACGGAGCGGACGAGGGACCCGGCGAAGGCCAGGGACTCCCAGGCGTCCACGAGGTTGTCCGTGCCGGTGAACCGCTGCAGAGGCCGGGCCAGCGACGACTTCGTCACCGCCAGCGCGACGACGAACAGCGTGGGGTAGACGAGCATGAGGGCGAGCCCGGCCAGGCTGGGCGCCGCCAGCCAGGTCGAGACGTGCCCCGGACGGTGCCGGCCCGGGACCGCCCGCGGTGTGCCGCCGGAGCCGCGCCGGGGCCTCGGGACCCCGGCCCGCGTCCGTTCCCCGCGCTGTTCGTCGAGCTGCGTCATCCGAGTTCCTTCTCCCAGCTCTCGGCGGCCTTGTCGAGCGCGGCCTGCGGCTGCGTCTGCCCCTGGATGGCCAGGGCCAGCTGGTCGACGAGGTCCTGCAGCGCCTTGGGGGCGCCCTGCTGGCTCGGCCACGCCAGCGGCGTGCCGTCCAGGCCCTCGCGGATGACGTCGGTGGCCTTGCCGGCGGCCTTCGCGTACGAGTCGGCGTCGAGCACCGACTTGCGGGCCGGGTCGATGCCCGAGCCGGCGGTGGAAGCGAGCAGGAGGTTGTTCTCCTTGTTCGTCGCCCACTCCACGAACGCCGCGGCCTTGTCCTGCTGCTTGGACGCGCTGGAGACGCCGAGGCCGAAGCCCGCGTCGAGGGCCGTGCGCGGGGTCGTGTTCTTCCCGCCGACCGGCAGCGTCACGACGCCCCACTTGTCGACGATCTTGGAGCTCGACGGGTCCTGCGCCTTGAGGCCGAGGTCGGTCCAGGTGTCGAGCATGGCGCCCTGACCGGACAGGAAGGCCGAGTTGGCCTGGTCGAAGCCCGTCTGCAGCGGCGTCGGCAGCGCGGAGGGGGAGACGTCGATGAGGTGCTGCAGGGCGGCGAGGCCCTCCTCGCCCGCGAAGGCCGGCTTGCCGTCGGCGTCCACCAGCGTGCCGCCGTAGCCCGCGAGCCGGTTGATGAAGGAGCAGCCCAGGATCATCGGGACCTGCTGGCCCTCGACGATCGCGCCGTAGACCTTGCCGCCGGAGTCCTTCGTGATCTTCTCCGCGGCCGCGTCGTACTCGTCCCAGGTCTTGGGCGGCTCGACGCCGTACTGCTCGAACACCTCGGCGTTGTAGTAGAGGACGTGGGTGTCGCCGTCGAAGGGCAGGCCGTAGCGCTTGCCGTCGATGAGCGTGTAGGGGTCGTAGATCGACGGGAGGAAGTCGTCCGTCCCGATCTCGCTGTTGGCGCCGATCCACTCGGTGAGGTCGACGAGGGCGTCGGCGTTCACCAGCTCACCGAGACCGAAGTAGAAGTAGTCGAAGACGTCGAACTCGCCGTCGCCGCCCTGCACGTCGAGGATCTGCTTGCTCGTCAGCTGGTCGTAGGGGATCGCCGTGACCTCGAGCTTGCCGCCGAACTCGTCGGCGAACTTCTTGCCGAGCAGGTCCGTGAAGGCCAGCACGTGCGGCTGGTTGACCATGAGCTTGAGCGTCGCGCCCTTGAGGTCGACGGCCTTCTCCGCGGCCAGTCCCGAGGCCGCGGACCCGTCGCCGCAGGCGGCCAGCGTGCCGGTCGCGGCGAGGGTGCCGACGCCGAGGGCGCCGGACAGGATGCGACGGCGGCTGGCGACGAGGCGGGAGCTGGACGGGGACAGGGGGCTGCGACGGGGCGCGGACATGGCTGTGCTCCGGGGGTAGGCGGACGGGAGGTCCGTCGGGGGTGCGCGCGGAACGGCGCGCTCGTGCGGTGCGGGGGTGCTGTCGTGCGAGGACCCCGGGGGAGGTGGCGGCGGCCGGTCAGGCCGCGGGCGACGTCCCCCGGCACGCCGGGGAGCCCGGGCGACAGACCATGGAGGCCGTGCGCACGAGGTCGACGTGGTAGCGCCGGGTGAGCTGGGTACAGCTGTCCACTGCGAGTCCTCCATCGCCCCTGGCGGGAGCACCTGCCGCTCGCGCGGTGGTTGCTGTGGCGTCGTCGAGCCAGGTCTCTCGGCCACTCTGGATGGTGTTGCGGCGAGCGTAGCGGACCGCCGTGGCCTCCGGGAACGTTTCGAGGTGCCCGAGTGCGCAGGGTCACGCCGGGCGGGCTGTGCGACACTGAGGACGGCCGTGCGTTCCCCTACACCGGGCGCTCGGTCCGCCGTCGAGACCGTCGCCTGGTGCGTGGGTCCCGGGCAGCGCCGCGGTCTGGTGGAAGGACCTCGCAGGCGCCCCGGCCCCTCCCCGGACGACGACCGCCGGTGGCTCCGGGGGGAGCACGCGTCGCGCGACCTCTCCGGTGCACCAGGACTTCCGTCGGGCGCGGGTCGACCCGCCCGGCGATTCCGACGAGGACGCCCGGGCGTCCGCGGGGACGACCGGTGGAGCGGACGCTGCGGGCCAAGCGGAGCACCCGTGACGAGCACACCTGAAGAGAACGCAGCCGCGACTGCCGGGACGACGAAGCCCCGCCGCCGTCGGGCGGCCAGCCGTCCCGCCGGCCCCCCGGCCCACCTGGAGCCGACCGACGCCGCCGGCGCGGTCGCCGGCACCGAGCCCGACGCGACGCCCGTGGCGCCGCAGGAGCCTCCCGTCGCCCCTGCTGGACCGCCCTCCGAGACGGTCAGCGAGACGGCCACCGAGACGGCGGTTGAGACCGCCGCTGACGAGACGCCCGCGCCCCGCCGCCGCGCCCGCCGGGCCACCCGCAAGGTCGCGACCCCCGAGGCGCCGGCCCCCGAGGTCGCCGCCGCCGAGACCCCCGCTGCCGAGACGCCCGCCGTCGAGACGCCCGCCGTCGCGCCGGAGGAGCCCGCCGCCGAGGCGCCTGCCCCCACCCGCCGCCGCCGCGCCCGCAAGGCGGCCAGCGCACCCGCCGAGGTGCCCGCCGAGCCGGAGGTGGCGCCCGCCGTCGCGGCCGCCGAGGACGCTCCCGTCGAGGAGGCGCCCGTCCAGGCGCCGGCCGACGTCCCCGCCGAGGTCACCGAGGCACCCGCCGCCGAGGCGGTCGAGGAGGACCAGGCCGACCTCATGGACGACCCCGTCCTGCTGCGCGCCGCCGGGTTCGCCCGCGGGGCCCGCCGCGGCGGCACCGGCGAGCCGACGGCCGACCGGGCCGCCGACGCCGCGGCCCGGGCCACCGCCCTGTTCTTCCAGGCGCCCGACGCCGAGACCCCGCCGCGCCGCCGCCGCGCCTCCGCGCCCGCCGGCCCCCCGCCCGGAGCCCGGGCCACCGACGACCAGGACCACGGTCAGGACCACGACTCCGTGGACACCGACGACTCCACCGACGCGCTCGACGGGGCCGAGGGCCGCTCGCGCGACGACGAGGTCCTCGACAGCCTGCGCGACCTGCGCCGGACCCGCGGCGGGCGCCGCGACGAGCGCGACGAGCTCGAGGACGAGTCGGACGACGACGAGAACGAGGACGGCGAGGACTCCGACGAGTCCGAGGAGTCCGACGAGGACACCCGCGACGAGGACGGCGGTGCACCGCGCCGGCGACGTCGCCGCGGTGGCCGGGGCCGCCGCAGCCGGGGCCGCGACAGCGACGACCGGGACGACCGGGACGACCGGGACGACGAGCCCGGCGCCGAGGCCGCCGAGGACACCGCGTCGGAGGACGCGTCCGAGGACGAGGACGACTCCGCCGACGGCCCGGACGACGGGGAGGAGCAGTCCGGCTCCTCCCGGCGTCGTCGCCGCCGCCGCCGTCGTGGTGGTTCGGGCGAGGGGGACGACGTCTCCGGTGACGACCCGCCGAACACCGTCACCCGGGTCCGCGAACCGCGTCGCCCCCGCGGCACGGGCGAGGACGAGGTCACCGCGCTGCGCGGCTCGACCCGTCTGGAGGCCAAGAAGCAGCGCCGTCGTGAGGGCCGAGAGGCCGGGCGCAAGCGCGCCATCCTCACCGAGGCCGAGTTCCTGGCCCGCCGCGAGGCCGTCGAGCGCGTGATGGTCGTGCGCCAGCAGGACGACCGCACCCAGATCGGCGTGCTCGAGGACAAGGTGCTCGTCGAGCACTACGGGGCGCGGCAGGCGCAGACGTCGATGGTCGGCAACGTGTACCTCGGCCGCGTCCAGAACGTGCTGCCGAGCATGGAGGCCGCCTTCGTCGACGTCGGCAAGGGGCGCAACGCCGTCCTGTACGCCGGCGAGGTCAACTGGGACGCCGCGGGGCTCGAGGGCCAGCCGCGCCGGATCGAGGCCGCGCTGAAGTCCGGCGACCCCGTGCTGGTCCAGGTCACCAAGGACCCGGTCGGGCACAAGGGGGCCCGGCTGACGAGCCAGGTGTCGCTGCCCGGCCGGTACCTCGTGTACGTGCCGCGCGGGTCCATGACGGGCATCTCGCGCAAGCTGCCCGACACCGAGCGGGCGCGCCTGAAGAAGGTCCTCAAGGAGGTCGTCCCGCCGGGGGCGGGCGTCATCGTCCGCACGGCCGCCGAGGGCGTGGACGAGGACGAGCTGCGCGCGGACGTCCAGCGCCTGCAGGCGACCTGGGAGGCCATCCAGGCCAAGGCCCAGAGCAAGAACGCCCCGCTGCTGCTGCACGGCGAGCCGGACCTCACCGTCCGCGTCGTGCGCGACGTCTTCAACGAGGACTTCACGAAGGTCGTCGTGTCCGGCGAGCAGGCGTGGGAGGCCGTGCACGGCTACGTCGCCGACGTCGCCCCGGACCTGGCCGAGCGGCTGGAGCGCTGGGAGGGGTCGCAGGACGTCTTCGAGCACTTCCGGATCGACGAGCAGCTGCAGAAGGCGCTGGGCCGCAAGGTCTGGCTGCCCTCGGGCGGTTCCCTCGTCATCGACCCGACCGAGGCCATGCACGTCATCGACGTGAACACCGGGAAGTTCACCGGGGCCGGCGGGACGCTCGAGGAGACCGTCACGCGGAACAACCTCGAGGCCGCGGAGGAGATCGTCCGGCAGCTGCGGCTGCGGGACATCGGCGGGATCATCGTCATCGACTTCATCGACATGGTCCTGGAGTCCAACCGCGACCTCGTCCTGCGCCGCCTCGTGGAGTGCCTCGGCCGGGACCGGACCAAGCACCAGGTCGCGGAGGTGACCTCGCTCGGGCTCGTCCAGATGACCCGCAAGCGCACCGGTCAGGGCCTGGCCGCCGTCCTCGAGGAGCTCGACGCGGCCGCGGACGCGAACCCCGCACCGCAGCCCGCACCGTCCTCGAACGGCGGTGGGGGCGGCAACGGGAACGGGAACGGGAACGGCAGCGGGAACGGCAAGTCCCGGCGCCGCCGCGGACGCGACCGCTCCGCCGACGACGCGCCCCGGGCCGAGTCCGAGGGTCCGGACGGCGGCGCCGGGAAGGACTCCGGGCGCGAGCAGGCCAAGGAGCCCGCGCACGAGCCCGCCAAGGACGCGGCCGTCCTGGCCGCCATCGCGGCCGTCGCCGCGGCCGGTCGCAGGGAGCGGGACACCTCCGCGCCGGGCGACTCCGCGTCCGCTCCCGAGCCGGCCTCGCCGCCGGCGGGGGAGTGAGCGCGCCGTTTTGACCCCGGGGGGAGGCGTTCCGTACGCTTACCCCTTGGTGCGCCGTCGTGCGCGAGCCTCGGACTGCGTGAGCAGTCCGGTGGCGATCCAGTTGTTGACGAGAGAAACGGGTTCGTTGTGGTGTACGCCATCGTCCGCGCCGGCGGCCGGCAGGAGAAGGTCTCGGTCGGCGACGTGCTGACCATCGACCGGGTCCCCGTGGCCAGCGGGGAGACGCTGCAGCTGCAGCCCCTGCTCCTCGTCGACGGCGAGACCGTCACTCACGACGCTTCGGCGCTCGCGGGTGTCAAGGTCGTCGCCGAGGTGGTCGAGGAGGCCAAGGGCCCCAAGATCACCATCCTCAAGTACAAGAACAAGACCGGGTACCGCAAGCGTCAGGGCCACCGCGCGAAGCTCACCCGCGTCAAGATCACCAGCATCGGGGCGTGACGTCAGATGGCACACAAGAAGGGCGCGAGCTCCTCGCGCAACGGTCGTGACTCCGCCGCGCAGCGCCTCGGTGTGAAGCGCTTCGGCGGCCAGGTCGTCAGCGCGGGCGAGATCCTCGTCCGTCAGCGCGGCACCCACTTCCACCCCGGTGCGGGTGTGGGCCGTGGCGGCGACGACACGCTGTTCGCGCTGATCCCGGGGGCCGTCGAGTTCGGCACCCGTCGTGGTCGCAAGGTCGTCAACATCGTCGCGGGCGAGTGACGACGCACCAGTCGTGAACACGAGGGGCGGACCGGAGTGATCCGGTCCGCCCCTCGTGCGTTCCACCCGCAGGTCCCCCCAGTTCGAGGAGAAGAACACCATGTCGACGCACTTCGTCGATCGCGTCGTGCTGCACGCGTCCGGCGGTGACGGCGGCAACGGGTGCGCCTCGGTGCACCGCGAGAAGTTCAAGCCCCTCGGCGGGCCCGACGGAGGCAACGGGGGCCGCGGCGGTGACGTCGTCCTCGAGGTCGACCCGCAGGTGACGACCCTGCTGGACCTGCACCGCCGTCCGCACCGCAGCGCGCCCGACGGCCGCTTCGGCATGGGCAGCCACCGCAACGGGGCCGAGGGCGACGACCTCGTCATCGGCGTCCCGGACGGCACGATCGTCCGGTCCTCCTCCGGGGACCTGCTCGCCGACATGGTCGGTCCGGGCACGCGCTACGTCGTGGCTCCCGGCGGCCGCGGCGGCCTGGGCAACGCGGCGCTGGCGACGACCAAGCGCAAGGCGCCCGGCTTCGCCCTGCTGGGTGAACCGGGCGAGGCCGCCGACGTCGTGCTCGAGCTCAAGACGCTCGCCGACGTCGCGCTCGTGGGGTTCCCCAGCGCCGGCAAGTCCAGCCTGGTCGCGGCGCTGTCCGCGGCCCGGCCCAAGATCGCCGACTACCCGTTCACGACGCTGGTGCCGAACCTGGGCGTCGTCGAGGCCGGCTCGACGCGCTTCACCGTCGCCGACGTCCCCGGGCTCATCCCGGGCGCCAGCGAGGGGCGCGGCCTCGGCCTCGACTTCCTGCGCCACGTCGAGCGCTGCGTGGCTCTCGTCCACGTCCTCGACGGGGCGACGCTGGAGACCGACCGCGACCCGGTGAGCGACCTCGAGGCGATCGAGAAGGAACTCGCGGCCTACACCGTCGACGACGGCACCGTCCCGCTGCAGGACCGTCCGCGCATCGTCGTCATCAACAAGGCCGACGTCCCCGACGCCGTCGACATGGCCGACATCGTCCGCGAGGACCTCGAGAAGCGCGGCGCGCCCGTCTTCGTCGTGTCCGCCGTGGCCCGCACCGGGTTGCGCGAGCTGTCCTTCGCGATGGCCGAGCTCGTCGCCGCCTCCCGGGCCGCGGCCCCCGAGGCCGTCCCGACGCGGGTCGTCCTCAACCCGCCGGCCGTCGACGCCTCCGGGTTCACGGTGACGCGGGAGGAGTACGGCGACGCCGAGCACGCCCAGGTCCGCTTCCGCGTCCGCGGCGAGAAGCCGCGCCGCTGGGTCCGGCAGACCGACTTCACCAACGACGAGGCCGTCGGCTACCTCGCCGACCGCCTCGCGCGGCTCGGCGTCGAGGACGAGCTCTTCAAGAAGGGCGCGACCCCGGGCGCCGAGGTGGTCATCGGCGACGACGCGAACGCCGTCGTCTTCGACTGGGAGCCGACGATGGTCGCGGGCGCCGAGGTGCTCGGCCAGCGCGGCTCGGACCTGCGCTTCGAGGACCAGTCCCGGCCCACCCGCGCCGCCAAGCGCGAGGAGGAGCGGGAACGCCGCGCCGCCAAGGCCGCCGCGCGCGGCGAGCTGGAGAGCGAGCGCCTGGCGGGCCACTGGACCGCCGACGACGACCAGGACTGAGAGGACGGGGGAGTCCGTGGGTCGTCAGGACCTGGCCTCGGCCCGCCGTGTCGTCGTCAAGGTGGGGTCGTCCTCGCTGACGACCGCGGCCGGGGGGCTGGACGCCTCCCGCCTCGACGCCCTCGTCGACGTCCTGGCCCAGCGCCGGCTCGCGGGCGGGGACGTCGTCCTCGTCTCCTCCGGTGCGATCGCCGCGGGGCTGGCGCCGCTGGGCCTGTCCAAGCGCCCGCGGGACCTGGCCAGCCAGCAGGCGGCGGCCAGCGTCGGCCAGGGGCTGCTCCTCGCGGAGTACGCGCGCGCCTTCGGCCGCGCCGGGCTGACGGTCGGGCAGGTGCTGCTGACGGCCGAGGACGTGGTGCGCCGCACCCACTACGGCAACGCGCAGCGGACGCTGGAGCGGCTGCTGACCCTGGGGGTCGTGCCCGTCGTCAACGAGAACGACACCGTCGCGACCCACGAGATCCGCTTCGGCGACAACGACCGGCTGGCCGCGCTCGTGGCGCACCTCGTGCGCGCCGACGCGCTCGTCCTGCTCTCCGACGTCGACGCCCTCTACGACGCACCGCCCTCGCGACCGGGGGCGCAGCGCATCGCGCACGTGCGGGGACCGGAGGACCTGTCGGGGGTGACGGTCGGTTCCGCGGGCGCGGCGGGGGTCGGCACGGGCGGCATGACGACCAAGGTCGAGGCCGCCGGCATCGCCACCTCCGCGGGCGTGCCGACGCTCGTGACGGCGGCGGCGCTGGCCGCACCGGCCCTGGCGGGCCAGGACGTGGGGACGTGGTTCTCGGTGCCGCCCGCGAAGTCGGCCCGGCGCAGCACCCGGCAGCTCTGGCTCGCGCACGCGGCGGCCCCCACGGGTCGTCTCGTGCTGGACGAGGGGGCCGTGCGCGCGGTGCGGTCCAACCGCTCCTCGTTGCTGCCCGCGGGTGTGGTGGGGCTGTCGGGCCGGTTCCGTGCGGGTGACCCCGTCGACCTGGTCGACGGAAACGGCCACGCCGTGGCCCGCGGGCTGGTGAACTACTCCTCGGAGGAGTTGCCGGACCTGCTCGGGCGCACGACGCGCGAGCTCGCCCGGCAGTGGGGTCCGGCGTACGAGCGCGAGGTCGTGCACCGGGACCACCTGGTCCTCCTGGGTCGCTGAAGCAGCGGGTGGCCGGTACCGGACGAAGGGACCGTGGGTGGGCGAGTCGTTGCCCTTGTGGTCGGTGACGCTGACGGTGGCGGGACACGCCACCGACGTCGCGGAGGTGCGGTCGGCGCTGGACCGGCTGCTGGTCGAGCACCCGTTCCTGTCGAGCGTGCGCTACAGCGGCACCCGCGCCGAGCTGCGCTACTGGGACGAGGCCCGCGACGTCGACGACGCCGCGGCCATGGCGTTGCGGTTGTGGCCCGAGCACCGGGTCAGCGCGGGTCTGCCGGACTGGTCGGTCGTCGGCATCGAGGTGGTCGACCGCGCGACGGTCGAGCACCGCGCCGAGGCGCAGGCCGCGTCCCGGCACCGGCGCGGCGTGCCCGTCCGCCGGGCCCGCACGCTCGACCTCATCGGGGACATCGCGCCCTGGTGAGGCCCACCCGGGGGCGTTCGGGAAAGGATCGTTCAACAATTCCCGTCCGCGGATAGGCTGGCCGGCATGACCGTCGCCGCGACCCCCGACACCTCGCTGCAGGACGCCGTCCTCGACGTCTGCCGCCGCGCCAAGGTCGCCTCCCGACCGTTGCGGGTCGCCACGCGGGCGACCAAGGACGCTGCGCTGCAGGCGATCGCGGACGCCCTCGAGGCGGCGACGGAGCGCATCGTCGCGGCCAACGAGCTCGACCTCGCCCGCGGTCGCGCCAACGGCACGTCCGAGCACCTGCTCGACCGGCTGTCCCTCGACCCCGCCCGGATCGCCGCGATCGCCGGTGCCGTGCGCGAGGTCGCGGCCCTGCCCGACCCCGTGGGCGAGGTCGTGCGCGGGTCGACCCTGCCGAACGGGCTGCGCCTGCGGCAGCTGCGCGTGCCGATGGGCGTGCTCGGCGTGGTCTACGAGGCGCGCCCCAACGTCACGGTCGACGTGGCAGTCCTGGCCCTCAAGAGCGGCAACGCCGTCGTCCTGCGCGGCGGCTCCGCGGCGCTGGAGTCCAACACCGTGCTCGTCGACGTGGTCCGGGGCGCGCTGGAGTCCGCGGGCCTGCCCGCCGACGCGGTCACGAGCATCGACGAGCACGGCCGCGACGGCGTCGGCGTCCTGCTGACCGCGCGCGGGCTGGTCGACCTGCTCGTCCCGCGCGGCGGGGCCGACCTCATCCAGCGCGTCGTGCGCGAGGCGACCGTGCC includes:
- a CDS encoding glutamate-5-semialdehyde dehydrogenase, translating into MAGMTVAATPDTSLQDAVLDVCRRAKVASRPLRVATRATKDAALQAIADALEAATERIVAANELDLARGRANGTSEHLLDRLSLDPARIAAIAGAVREVAALPDPVGEVVRGSTLPNGLRLRQLRVPMGVLGVVYEARPNVTVDVAVLALKSGNAVVLRGGSAALESNTVLVDVVRGALESAGLPADAVTSIDEHGRDGVGVLLTARGLVDLLVPRGGADLIQRVVREATVPVIETGVGNCHVYVDASADLRQAVDVVLNAKTSRPSVCNAAETVLVHSALATDFLPTLLTALHEAGVVLHADERSQQAARVAGVPAQAVTDADWAAEFHGLEIAVGVVDSVQDAVEHIGRWTSAHTEAVLATDVRVTDYFCAAVDSAVVAVNASTRFTDGGEFGLGAEVGISTQKLHARGPMGLGELTTTTWQVLGDGHVRV